A part of Eremothecium sinecaudum strain ATCC 58844 chromosome VII, complete sequence genomic DNA contains:
- the SLM3 gene encoding tRNA-5-taurinomethyluridine 2-sulfurtransferase (Syntenic homolog of Ashbya gossypii AEL087C; Syntenic homolog of Saccharomyces cerevisiae YDL033C (SLM3)), whose product MLKRFADICAKRSVDSYLKQSFPSKFDNVVVAMSSGVDSSLCAALYSSFPNVRGIYMQNWSQQADARSSEEKDTPCYERDWKDVQKVGAHLNIPVERTNFENDYWLDVFEPMLKQYESGFTPNPDVNCNRFVKFGALRTLLDKKYGKDNYWLVTGHYARILSHTDTLEPHLLRSYYAAKDQSYYLSQIDPTYLSRLLMPMGHLLKAEVRQWASELSLPTASKPDSQGICFVNQQGPFKNFLKEYLPANPGDIITVDELTHERKVWGKHDGLWSYTIGQKIGLSMPQGDPRYKGAWYVSDKSISRNELIIVRGQNNPALYKSALTVSEFIPLGHTEEVRDSMDDAVSKGNLYIQFRSLQRPIKVTRYDWQQSVIRLHLAEDQRAIAPGQFCTVYSGPRVLGSGPISP is encoded by the coding sequence ATGCTCAAAAGATTTGCAGATATATGCGCAAAACGCTCGGTAGATAGCTACCTTAAGCAATCATTCCCTAGTAAGTTCGATAATGTGGTTGTAGCAATGTCTAGTGGTGTTGATTCTTCCTTATGCGCTGCCCTCTACTCCAGCTTTCCAAATGTACGAGGAATCTACATGCAGAATTGGTCCCAACAGGCTGATGCTCGCTCTAGCGAAGAGAAGGACACTCCTTGCTATGAGCGTGATTGGAAGGACGTCCAGAAAGTCGGTGCTCATCTAAATATACCAGTCGAAAGAACGAATTTTGAAAATGACTACTGGCTAGACGTCTTCGAACCAATGCTAAAACAGTACGAATCGGGTTTCACACCAAATCCAGATGTGAATTGTAACCGCTTTGTGAAGTTTGGAGCGCTGCGCACACTACTGGATAAGAAGTACGGTAAAGATAACTACTGGCTTGTTACCGGCCACTATGCCCGAATCCTATCGCATACAGACACCCTGGAACCACATTTACTGAGAAGCTACTACGCTGCCAAGGACCAGAGCTACTACCTATCTCAGATCGATCCCACATATCTAAGTCGGCTATTAATGCCAATGGGCCACCTGCTTAAAGCAGAAGTCAGACAGTGGGCCTCAGAGCTATCGCTGCCGACTGCCAGCAAACCAGACTCACAGGGAATATGCTTTGTAAATCAACAAGGGCCTTTTAAGAATTTTCTAAAGGAGTACTTACCTGCAAACCCCGGAGATATTATCACCGTTGATGAGCTCACGCATGAGCGCAAAGTCTGGGGAAAGCATGATGGTCTGTGGTCCTACACGATAGGCCAGAAGATCGGGCTATCCATGCCGCAGGGCGATCCAAGGTACAAAGGAGCCTGGTACGTCAGCGACAAAAGTATTAGTAGAAACGAGCTTATTATAGTTAGAGGCCAGAATAACCCAGCGCTGTACAAGAGTGCACTAACAGTCTCGGAGTTCATCCCTCTCGGACACACAGAAGAAGTGAGGGACAGCATGGACGACGCAGTCTCTAAAGGCAACTTGTACATTCAGTTTCGGTCACTCCAGCGTCCCATAAAGGTAACCCGTTACGACTGGCAGCAATCAGTAATTCGTCTGCATCTCGCCGAGGATCAGCGCGCTATAGCTCCCGGTCAGTTCTGCACCGTATACAGCGGCCCAAGGGTTCTCGGCAGCGGCCCCATCTCTCCCTAG
- the MET22 gene encoding 3'(2'),5'-bisphosphate nucleotidase (Syntenic homolog of Ashbya gossypii AEL088C; Syntenic homolog of Saccharomyces cerevisiae YOL064C (MET22)), which produces MPYQRELLFATEAVRKASLLTKKIQRAMLRDHESPLIKKDHSPVTLGDYSAQAIIINAIKVNFPQDEIIAEEDTTDLRDSFLERILTELRTGDDLYNKLGRKDIEFTNSDYPLTDINDLRKIIDLGNSKGGEKGRFWSIDPIDGTKGFVRGQQFAVCLGLIVDGSPVLGVIGCPNLRFSEFGDKDITEDDSGYIFKALSNCGTTYSPTLADDWRTAKCNVVTDTSKMTSLESYEKSHSSRETQQQIKSKLQITRTFYLDSQTKYCLLAAGVADLYLRLPKNNGYQEKIWDHAPGSVILHEAGGVVSDALSGDQLDFSRGRYLYSNGIVASCGGPALHRRIVDVSSDAMKSLTRPQ; this is translated from the coding sequence ATGCCATACCAACGTGAATTGCTGTTCGCTACCGAAGCCGTCCGGAAAGCTTCTCTACTCACCAAAAAAATCCAAAGAGCTATGCTCCGCGACCATGAAAGCCCACTTATAAAGAAAGACCATTCTCCTGTTACACTTGGTGATTATAGCGCGCAAGCTATTATAATTAACGCAATTAAGGTCAATTTCCCACAAGATGAAATTATTGCCGAGGAGGACACTACCGATCTTCGTGACAGCTTTTTAGAAAGAATACTAACTGAGCTAAGGACTGGTGATGATCTGTATAATAAGTTGGGACGTAAAGATATCGAATTCACTAACTCCGACTACCCCCTAACTGACATCAACGATCTTCGTAAGATTATAGACTTAGGGAACAGCAAAGGAGGAGAAAAAGGCAGATTCTGGAGTATTGACCCCATAGACGGAACGAAGGGGTTTGTCAGGGGCCAGCAGTTCGCTGTTTGTTTGGGTCTAATTGTTGATGGTTCTCCCGTATTAGGTGTTATCGGCTGTCCAAACTTGCGCTTCAGTGAGTTCGGCGACAAGGATATCACGGAAGACGACTCAGGTTACATCTTTAAAGCTTTATCTAACTGCGGTACTACCTATTCTCCAACGTTAGCCGACGATTGGCGCACTGCAAAATGTAATGTTGTTACAGATACTTCTAAAATGACGTCGCTGGAGAGCTATGAAAAGTCACACTCTTCTCGCGAAACGCAGCAGCAGATCAAATCAAAGCTGCAAATTACTAGGACGTTTTATCTTGACTCACAGACAAAATACTGCCTACTAGCCGCCGGCGTAGCCGATCTTTATTTACGGCTGCCCAAAAATAACGGGTACCAGGAAAAAATCTGGGACCACGCCCCAGGGTCAGTGATCCTGCATGAAGCTGGGGGCGTCGTTTCGGATGCTTTAAGTGGCGACCAGCTGGACTTCTCGCGGGGCAGATACCTCTACTCCAACGGAATTGTTGCCAGCTGCGGTGGTCCCGCGCTGCACCGCCGTATCGTGGATGTTTCGTCGGACGCGATGAAGTCGCTGACCAGGCCGCAGTGA
- the GPR1 gene encoding Gpr1p (Syntenic homolog of Ashbya gossypii AEL089C; Syntenic homolog of Saccharomyces cerevisiae YDL035C (GPR1)), which yields MLLFPGVEKSLSLVVNDSFFLRFNTTSLNESIGLPGMFSTFSRPHLLVLRSLAIASSVSSIIAGFIGIHLLTFIDSRRKVFRHHMLLFLIFFDLLKALVLLVYPVLLLIWDNVYTRPGLLGAMGWLTAYAIEGADIAIVIFAIHFALLIFKPSWKWVNETTGNVEGGFYGWRRFMYPLAGVLPMLLASIAFINFEDVYYFSRPLNVVLDNNSFHFPLQPRVGGYKPLSVWCYLPPYPYWYKLVLSWGPRYVIFVSICGIYISIYIYVSQKSKKLKKEFREFRRRNSDSGEHSSVAPLIGKGSFRHKLQYIKQRLRLKSLIKDIRNFVLIISEENEADRHPNFNGKGLNSYDQETNPTAAFKNTSNPPENYNLWATCPPSQRSMLVKSPPHENLQLENPNATRPASAGTSVARPSQLSSPPISANPPSSDSNPLAKYLQPKLPPISQSLSDLEGLPDFSLAEPDISAFPPSLEGPDFTGHRVHPTVINLKDVGREFHRETYQEFKLRRSQIRRQLKAIFIYPCAYLLLWIFPFIVDCTQYRREMRVGPLVWLAFVSAFMQPLNCVVDVLVLSYRERPWRYSWSCIERQKLLNKYILKGEIGENIIMELASSKAGRQGWYYRGKWMKLECWKHKPERWKQICWYILRTFKGIFKFKLDYNDNCDDWAYWNDYYRGKEGCNNTEHSTSEQGATGPPQERAAAQQPDLTNVIKVPIWWRIIHFSPMMRGIDLDDLDREIRLRSEENNIIGPNVQFMGNYQHNDSHVSSRDYLPITSARLEQNNRQLPGNDYLTLEPPKRIPLANGQSNSAYLDGRSFASNTNVSGSEVSHSNLPGIAYDSDNHSVSDTESRKIDILDFLKG from the coding sequence ATGTTGTTGTTTCCAGGAGTTGAGAAGTCCCTGAGTCTTGTTGTAAATGACAGTTTTTTCCTAAGATTCAACACGACTAGTTTGAATGAGTCCATTGGGCTTCCTGGAATGTTTTCTACATTTTCGAGGCCTCACTTGTTGGTTTTAAGGTCTTTAGCAATTGCTTCTTCTGTGTCTTCTATTATTGCGGGCTTCATTGGTATTCATTTGTTGACGTTTATAGATAGCCGAAGAAAGGTATTTCGTCATCATATGTTGTTgtttttgattttttttgACTTGTTGAAAGCTTTGGTATTATTGGTTTACCCGGTATTGCTACTTATATGGGACAATGTTTATACGAGACCCGGGCTACTTGGTGCAATGGGTTGGCTAACAGCGTATGCAATTGAGGGCGCGGATATTGCAATTGTTATATTTGCTATACATTTTGCACTATTGATATTCAAACCTTCATGGAAATGGGTAAATGAGACAACAGGAAACGTGGAAGGTGGATTTTATGGCTGGAGGCGTTTTATGTATCCATTGGCTGGTGTGCTACCGATGCTTTTAGCAAGTATTGCATTTATCaattttgaagatgtttACTACTTTTCAAGGCCGTTAAATGTGGTATTAGATAATAACAGTTTTCACTTTCCACTGCAGCCTAGAGTTGGCGGGTATAAACCACTCAGTGTATGGTGTTATTTACCTCCTTATCCTTACTGGTACAAGTTGGTTTTGTCCTGGGGTCCTCGATATGTCATATTTGTCTCCATCTGTGGCATATACATCAGCATCTATATATATGTCTCGCAGAAGAGCAAAAAGCTTAAGAAAGAATTCAGAGAATTTAGGAGAAGAAATTCTGACAGCGGAGAGCATTCATCGGTTGCTCCACTTATTGGGAAAGGCTCTTTTCGTCATAAGTTGCAATACATCAAGCAGAGGCTTCGCCTAAAGTCTTTAATAAAGGATATACGAAATTTCGTACTTATTATTTCAGAGGAGAACGAAGCGGATCGTCACCCAAACTTTAATGGCAAAGGATTGAATTCCTACGATCAAGAGACAAATCCAACTGCGGCCTTCAAGAACACATCGAATCCGCCTGAGAACTATAATTTATGGGCAACATGTCCACCTTCACAGAGGAGTATGTTGGTAAAAAGTCCTCCCCATGAGAACCTTCAGTTAGAAAATCCCAATGCGACGAGACCTGCGTCTGCTGGAACTTCTGTTGCACGGCCATCTCAACTTAGTAGCCCACCAATTTCTGCGAACCCTCCTTCCTCAGACTCTAATCCGCTAGCAAAGTATTTGCAACCAAAATTACCACCAATATCGCAATCTTTGTCGGATCTAGAGGGTTTGCCAGATTTTAGTTTAGCAGAGCCAGACATTTCAGCTTTTCCTCCGTCGTTGGAGGGCCCTGATTTTACCGGTCATCGGGTACATCCTACAGTGATAAATCTAAAAGATGTCGGGAGGGAGTTCCACAGAGAAACATACCAAGAGTTCAAGCTCAGGAGAAGTCAGATCAGGAGACAATTAAAAGCGATATTCATATATCCATGTGCTTATTTACTCCTATGGATCTTTCCTTTCATTGTTGACTGTACACAATATCGCCGTGAGATGCGCGTAGGGCCGCTGGTTTGGCTTGCTTTTGTATCTGCATTTATGCAGCCATTAAACTGCGTGGTTGATGTGCTAGTCCTTAGTTACAGGGAAAGGCCATGGCGTTACTCTTGGTCCTGCATTGAAAGACAAAAGCTTTTGAACAAATATATATTGAAGGGTGAAATAGGTGAAAATATAATTATGGAGCTTGCTTCAAGCAAGGCGGGTAGGCAAGGCTGGTATTACCGCGGAAAGTGGATGAAGTTGGAGTGTTGGAAGCACAAACCAGAACGTTGGAAACAGATTTGTTGGTATATTTTGAGAACCTTCAAAGGCATATTTAAATTCAAATTAGATTACAATGATAATTGCGACGATTGGGCATATTGGAATGACTATTATAGAGGGAAGGAAGGGTGCAATAACACAGAACATTCTACTTCTGAGCAAGGTGCCACTGGTCCTCCCCAAGAACGGGCTGCTGCACAACAGCCCGATTTGACGAATGTTATTAAAGTCCCAATTTGGTGGCGAATCATTCACTTCTCTCCTATGATGAGGGGCATAGACCTTGATGATTTGGACAGAGAGATCAGATTACGAAGCGAAGAAAACAATATTATCGGTCCTAACGTCCAGTTCATGGGTAATTATCAACATAACGACAGTCACGTATCTTCGAGAGATTACTTGCCTATTACATCTGCAAGACTTGAACAAAACAATAGACAACTACCTGGCAACGATTATCTAACTTTGGAACCACCGAAAAGGATTCCTTTAGCAAATGGACAGTCAAATTCTGCATACCTAGATGGTAGATCGTTTGCCTCGAATACAAACGTTAGCGGCTCTGAAGTTTCCCACAGTAATCTCCCTGGGATCGCATATGATTCAGACAACCATTCTGTATCGGATACGGAAAGTCGCAAAATAGACATACTGGACTTCTTGAAAGGTTAA
- the INP54 gene encoding phosphoinositide 5-phosphatase INP54 (Syntenic homolog of Ashbya gossypii AEL090C; Syntenic homolog of Saccharomyces cerevisiae YOL065C (INP54)) — translation MVLSDVDLNVTSHSFRKSLSDYKKGEYPLQDKKSRIFNANQLGSNRLFTYLSIYQINTSLMGHDSYSTVPLELKLLLTTINCAKLFPNTTDARYSDKARQIIQQLTTRSDAHDVFVLAVQEFSSLWQAACPGLVRTYLDNLAPIVLHCLNKDKESALEHKVSSDSVDGPDAEPLLCMSSVSPSAGSGGLAQVPINGKQLFRHVTSSAIGAIGIMIFARNDISVQDLQFCSVRCGLFNSSLKGATAVQILLSKFEHTHKFTFISAHFTASDGHKKLLRRINDGNTIMKALKAQFGGIFDGYVFLLGDLNFRLHYSQESNTKYNDREVTKHLLEEQDELNSIRATGILFHDFKEPVITFPPTYKYHLGSGDKYVYNLTRQPSWCDRILYKSANNNITVHEYRSIDRTPHLEFTDHQAVTMSVSTPLLYQASPFSLQKNNITERLHIGHIADRFIYVTWYIHEIYGVLGDILTILLLVVVVTGIIWCVHNDW, via the coding sequence ATGGTTTTATCTGACGTAGATTTAAACGTCACTAGTCACAGTTTTAGAAAGTCTCTTAGTGACTACAAGAAAGGAGAGTATCCACTTCAAGATAAAAAAAGTCGTATATTTAACGCTAACCAACTCGGATCTAATAGGCTATTTACCTATCTGTCTATTTATCAAATCAACACTAGTCTGATGGGGCATGATTCCTATAGCACGGTTCCTTTAGAGCTAAAACTATTGCTCACTACTATTAATTGCGCGAAGCTGTTCCCAAATACAACTGATGCAAGATATTCGGATAAGGCAAGACAAATCATACAACAGTTAACAACTCGCTCAGATGCTCATGATGTTTTTGTGCTTGCAGTTCAAGAATTTAGTTCTCTTTGGCAGGCAGCTTGTCCTGGTTTAGTGCGTACTTATCTCGACAACCTTGCCCCAATTGTTTTACATTGTTTAAACAAGGATAAAGAATCAGCTTTGGAGCATAAGGTTTCCAGTGATAGTGTAGATGGTCCAGATGCCGAACCGCTACTTTGTATGTCTAGTGTTTCTCCTTCTGCTGGTAGCGGTGGTTTAGCTCAAGTCCCCATAAATGGTAAGCAATTATTCCGCCACGTAACTTCAAGTGCCATTGGGGCAATTGGTATAATGATATTTGCAAGGAACGATATATCGGTTCAAGATTTGCAGTTTTGCAGTGTACGCTGTGGTCTTTTCAATTCCAGCCTAAAGGGTGCTACTGCTGTGCAGATTCTGCTCTCTAAGTTCGAACATACGCACAAGTTTACCTTTATTTCTGCGCATTTCACAGCAAGTGATGGTCATAAGAAACTTCTGCGGCGTATTAATGATGGAAACACGATAATGAAAGCTCTTAAGGCACAGTTTGGTGGTATTTTTGACGGTTATGTCTTTCTTCTGGGAGATCTCAATTTCCGGCTCCACTACAGCCAAGAATCCAACACAAAGTACAATGATAGAGAGGTTACTAAACATCTCTTGGAGGAGCAAGACGAACTAAATTCCATTAGGGCAACTGGAATCCTCTTCCATGACTTCAAGGAGCCTGTGATCACATTCCCGCCCACCTACAAGTATCATCTCGGTTCTGGCGACAAATATGTCTACAACCTTACCAGACAACCTTCATGGTGCGATAGGATACTTTACAAAAGtgcaaataataatataacGGTCCATGAATATAGGTCGATTGACAGAACTCCCCATTTGGAATTCACTGACCACCAAGCCGTTACGATGAGCGTCAGTACACCATTACTATATCAAGCATCACCTTTTTCTTTACAAAAAAACAATATTACAGAAAGACTTCATATCGGACATATTGCGGACAGGTTCATATATGTTACATGGTATATTCATGAAATATACGGGGTGCTTGGAGATATTTTGACTATTTTGTTACTAGTAGTCGTGGTAACTGGAATTATATGGTGCGTACATAATGATTGGTGA